From Paraburkholderia fungorum, the proteins below share one genomic window:
- a CDS encoding DUF979 domain-containing protein, translating to MIKLESLYVLAGLMFAAFALFNLQDRTNPRRVVNFLFWGIYAITFMFGGELPHFVMGCLAIALALIAGSGKLGKGKTDSTSEAAAARREAKAQRFGNKLFIPALLIPVITLLGTLTLKYAPFVEAKNVTLISLVLGTLVAFGTALFMLRDSPVHALKDARHTMDTVGWAAILPQMLAALGALFAVAGVGHVVSDLVKAWIPVDSAFAVVAAYTFGMAIFTMIMGNAFAAFPVMTAGIGLPLIVHQFNGNPAILGAIGMLCGFCGTLMTPMAANFNIVPAALLELKDQNGVIKAQWPTALLLLIVNTILLYALVFRF from the coding sequence ATGATCAAACTCGAATCCCTCTACGTATTGGCCGGTTTGATGTTCGCCGCGTTCGCACTATTCAATCTGCAGGACCGCACGAATCCGCGCCGCGTCGTCAACTTTCTGTTCTGGGGCATCTACGCGATTACCTTCATGTTCGGCGGAGAATTGCCGCACTTCGTGATGGGCTGCCTCGCGATTGCGCTCGCGTTGATCGCCGGGTCCGGCAAACTCGGCAAAGGCAAAACGGACAGCACGAGCGAGGCGGCCGCCGCGCGCCGCGAAGCAAAAGCTCAACGCTTCGGCAACAAGCTGTTCATTCCCGCGCTGCTGATTCCGGTCATCACGTTGCTCGGCACGTTGACGCTGAAATATGCGCCTTTTGTCGAAGCGAAGAACGTCACGCTGATTTCGCTGGTATTGGGCACACTGGTCGCGTTCGGCACCGCGCTGTTCATGTTGCGCGATTCGCCGGTGCACGCGTTGAAAGACGCACGACATACGATGGACACCGTCGGCTGGGCCGCGATTCTTCCGCAGATGCTGGCCGCGCTCGGCGCGTTATTCGCGGTGGCCGGCGTGGGCCATGTCGTTTCCGACCTCGTAAAAGCCTGGATTCCCGTCGACTCCGCCTTTGCCGTGGTCGCCGCCTACACGTTCGGCATGGCGATCTTCACGATGATCATGGGCAACGCGTTCGCCGCGTTTCCGGTCATGACTGCGGGCATCGGCCTGCCGCTGATCGTGCATCAGTTCAACGGCAACCCCGCCATTCTCGGCGCTATCGGCATGCTGTGCGGCTTCTGCGGCACTTTGATGACTCCAATGGCCGCGAACTTCAATATCGTGCCCGCAGCGCTGCTGGAACTGAAAGATCAGAATGGCGTGATCAAGGCGCAATGGCCGACCGCTTTGCTATTGCTGATCGTCAATACCATACTGTTGTACGCGCTTGTATTCCGCTTTTGA
- a CDS encoding DUF969 domain-containing protein, producing MWVLIGVPIVVLGFALRFNALLVVTIAGIATGVAGGLNPVEIVSAFGKAFADNRYMGLIWLTLPVIALLERNGLKEQARHLISRLHAATTGRVLMLYFVIRQVTAALGLTSLGGHAQMVRPLIAPMAEAAAANRYGELPDAVRQQIRANASAVDNIAVFFGEDIFIAIQSILLIKGFLEQNGIVVEPLHVSVWAIPTAVAALIIHLIRLMLLDRNLSHKMNALGRGAAR from the coding sequence ATGTGGGTTTTGATTGGCGTGCCGATCGTCGTACTCGGCTTCGCATTGCGTTTCAACGCGCTACTGGTCGTGACCATCGCGGGCATCGCGACCGGCGTGGCTGGCGGTCTGAATCCAGTGGAGATCGTCAGCGCTTTCGGCAAGGCGTTCGCGGATAACCGCTACATGGGCCTCATCTGGCTCACGTTGCCGGTCATCGCGCTACTCGAACGCAATGGTCTCAAGGAACAGGCCAGGCACCTCATTTCACGCCTGCATGCCGCCACCACCGGCCGCGTGCTGATGCTGTATTTCGTGATCCGCCAGGTCACCGCCGCGCTCGGCCTCACGTCGCTCGGCGGTCATGCGCAGATGGTGCGACCGCTCATCGCGCCGATGGCCGAAGCGGCCGCCGCGAACCGCTACGGCGAATTGCCCGACGCGGTGCGCCAGCAGATTCGCGCGAATGCGTCGGCAGTCGACAACATCGCGGTGTTTTTCGGCGAGGACATTTTCATCGCGATCCAGTCGATCCTGCTGATCAAGGGCTTTCTCGAACAGAACGGCATCGTGGTCGAGCCGTTGCACGTGTCGGTCTGGGCGATTCCTACCGCCGTGGCCGCACTCATTATTCATCTGATCCGCCTGATGCTGCTCGACCGTAATCTGTCGCACAAGATGAATGCACTGGGACGAGGTGCCGCGCGATGA
- a CDS encoding PRC-barrel domain-containing protein translates to MTLGKLFVVVAVAATSLGAHAQVAGTQPLSVTVEQSTALLNGWSVKKSILGKTVYNDQNEKIGTVRDLVVAPDGSLSAAIVSAGGFLGVASHDVAVPIAALDIRGGNFYLAGATKDALKATPQFQYNKVQAPPKPKKVADQ, encoded by the coding sequence ATGACGTTGGGCAAATTATTTGTTGTCGTCGCGGTAGCAGCAACCAGCCTGGGTGCTCACGCGCAAGTCGCGGGCACGCAGCCGCTGAGCGTCACGGTCGAGCAGTCCACCGCGCTGTTGAACGGCTGGAGCGTGAAGAAGAGCATCCTCGGCAAGACCGTGTACAACGACCAGAACGAGAAGATCGGTACGGTGCGCGATCTGGTGGTTGCACCGGACGGCTCGCTGTCGGCAGCGATCGTGTCGGCGGGCGGCTTCCTCGGCGTGGCGTCGCATGACGTTGCGGTGCCGATCGCCGCGCTGGACATTCGCGGCGGCAATTTCTATCTGGCCGGCGCAACCAAAGACGCGCTGAAGGCCACGCCGCAGTTCCAGTACAACAAGGTTCAGGCGCCGCCGAAGCCGAAGAAGGTCGCGGACCAGTAA
- a CDS encoding DUF2891 domain-containing protein has translation MTLQLTPELASRFANLALSHLTREYPNKLTHSLAGPQDVQGPRALHPIFYGSYDWHSCVHGYWLILHLLDRFPDLPEAARIVAVVDEHFTEANVAGELAYLDLPHNRGFERPYGWAWLLALSAQLNSLKLADAARWSKIFAPLTEAFVERFEEFLPKATYPLRVGTHFNMAFALSLTLDFARQTSRESLEALIVNTAERWFIDDVACQAWEPAGDEFLSPSLMEAELMRRVLPPAQFIEWFGRFLPDLGAQKPATLFEPVTVTDRTDGKIAHLDGLNLSRAWCQRSLARALPAGDIRRTVLFDTAERHLQSALAHVAGDYMGEHWLGTFATLALEA, from the coding sequence ATGACCCTTCAACTCACTCCCGAACTCGCGTCGCGATTCGCCAATCTCGCGCTCTCTCATCTGACGCGCGAATATCCGAACAAGCTGACGCATTCGCTCGCGGGGCCGCAAGACGTGCAGGGTCCGCGAGCGCTGCATCCGATTTTTTACGGCAGTTACGACTGGCATTCGTGCGTGCACGGCTACTGGCTGATCCTGCATCTGCTCGACCGTTTTCCGGATCTGCCCGAGGCGGCACGCATCGTCGCCGTGGTCGACGAGCATTTCACCGAGGCCAATGTTGCGGGCGAACTGGCGTATCTCGACCTGCCGCACAATCGCGGCTTCGAGCGGCCGTATGGCTGGGCCTGGCTGCTTGCACTCAGCGCGCAACTCAATTCGCTAAAACTCGCGGATGCCGCGCGCTGGTCGAAGATTTTTGCGCCGCTTACCGAAGCCTTTGTCGAACGCTTCGAGGAGTTCCTGCCGAAAGCGACCTACCCGTTGCGTGTCGGCACGCACTTCAATATGGCGTTTGCGTTGTCGCTCACGCTGGATTTCGCGCGTCAAACTTCGCGTGAATCGCTCGAAGCGTTGATCGTGAATACCGCCGAGCGCTGGTTTATCGACGACGTCGCGTGTCAGGCGTGGGAACCGGCCGGTGACGAATTCCTGTCGCCGTCGCTGATGGAAGCGGAGTTGATGCGCCGCGTGCTGCCGCCTGCGCAATTCATCGAATGGTTCGGACGCTTTCTGCCGGACCTCGGTGCGCAAAAGCCCGCAACCTTGTTCGAGCCGGTGACGGTCACGGACCGTACCGATGGCAAGATCGCGCATCTGGACGGGTTGAATCTGAGCCGTGCATGGTGCCAACGTTCGCTGGCGCGCGCGCTGCCCGCTGGCGATATCCGCAGGACGGTGCTATTCGATACCGCCGAACGTCATCTGCAAAGCGCTTTGGCGCATGTGGCCGGCGACTATATGGGCGAACACTGGCTGGGCACTTTTGCAACGCTGGCTCTCGAAGCGTGA
- a CDS encoding DNA polymerase II, with the protein MTELEQGFILTRHWRDTPAGTEVDFWLATDGGPRHIRLRPQPSVAFIPVEHRERAETILRREAPLDLRPLELCDFQHRPVMGLYCPQYRQLTGFDKRLKSGGVDVYEADVFPPERYMMERFITAPVWFSGESQKHGPLLNSELKPASGYRPPLKLVSLDIETSAHAELYSIALEGCGQRQVYMLGPPNGDAGAIDFALEYCETRAQLLEKLNTWMERHDPDAIIGWNLVQFDLRVLQQHSEQYRVPLRLGRGGAVMEWREHGLTQNHFFAGAAGRLIIDGIEALRSATWSFPSFSLEYVSRSVLGEGKSIDNPYQRMDEIQRRFDEDKPALAQYNLKDCELVTRIFAKTELLSFLLERASVTGLPADRSGGSVAAFTHLYMPRMHRLGYVAPNLGDVAGAASPGGFVMDSRPGLYDSVLVLDYKSLYPSIIRTFLIDPVGLVQGMLKPDDDHSVPGFLGARFSRLNHCLPSIVGQVWQGRETAKRENNKPLSQALKIIMNAFYGVLGSTGCRFFDPRLASSITMRGHEIMHKTRELITAAGYEVIYGDTDSTFVWLKHAHNDEDASLIGRALVEHINAWWKQNLRERFGLDSALELQFERHYQRFFMPTIRGAEEGSKKRYAGLTVLPDGTEEIVYKGLETVRTDWTPLAQQFQQELYKRIFKQQPYQDYVRDYVRDTLDGKLDDQLVYRKRLRRSLGDYERNVPPHVRAARVADEFNQRQGRPLQYQNGGWISYVMTVAGPEPLETLRSAIDYEHYLTRQLQPVADAILPLLRDDFTTLMSGQRQLF; encoded by the coding sequence TTGACAGAGCTTGAGCAGGGTTTCATTCTGACCCGACACTGGCGGGACACACCCGCCGGCACCGAAGTGGATTTCTGGCTGGCAACGGACGGCGGGCCTCGTCACATCCGTCTGCGTCCTCAGCCTTCGGTGGCCTTCATTCCTGTCGAACATCGCGAGCGCGCCGAAACGATCCTGCGCCGCGAAGCGCCACTCGATCTGCGTCCGCTCGAACTGTGCGACTTCCAGCACCGGCCGGTCATGGGACTCTACTGCCCGCAGTACCGGCAACTGACAGGCTTCGACAAGCGCCTGAAAAGCGGCGGCGTCGATGTCTACGAAGCCGACGTCTTCCCGCCCGAACGCTACATGATGGAGCGATTCATCACCGCGCCCGTGTGGTTCAGCGGTGAATCGCAGAAGCACGGCCCGTTGCTCAACAGCGAACTGAAACCGGCCAGCGGTTACCGTCCGCCGTTGAAACTGGTGTCGCTCGACATCGAAACCAGCGCGCACGCCGAGCTTTATTCGATTGCACTCGAAGGGTGCGGGCAGCGTCAGGTGTACATGCTCGGGCCGCCGAACGGCGACGCAGGCGCAATCGACTTCGCGCTCGAATACTGCGAAACCCGTGCACAGTTGCTCGAAAAACTGAATACGTGGATGGAGCGGCACGACCCCGATGCGATCATCGGCTGGAATCTGGTGCAGTTCGATTTGCGCGTGCTGCAGCAGCATTCCGAACAATATCGCGTACCGTTGCGGCTCGGACGCGGCGGCGCGGTGATGGAATGGCGCGAGCATGGTCTGACGCAGAATCATTTTTTTGCGGGCGCAGCGGGACGTTTGATTATCGACGGCATTGAAGCGCTGCGTTCCGCGACGTGGAGTTTTCCTTCGTTCAGCCTCGAATATGTCTCGCGCTCGGTGCTCGGCGAAGGCAAGTCGATCGACAATCCGTATCAGCGCATGGATGAAATCCAGCGCCGTTTCGACGAAGACAAACCGGCGCTCGCGCAGTACAACCTGAAAGATTGCGAACTCGTCACGCGCATCTTCGCGAAGACGGAGTTGCTGTCGTTTCTTCTGGAACGCGCCAGCGTGACCGGTTTGCCCGCGGATCGCAGCGGCGGATCGGTTGCCGCATTCACGCACCTGTACATGCCGCGTATGCATCGGCTCGGTTACGTCGCGCCCAATCTCGGCGATGTAGCCGGTGCGGCGAGCCCCGGCGGTTTCGTGATGGATTCGCGGCCAGGTCTCTACGATTCGGTGCTGGTGCTCGACTACAAGAGCCTGTATCCGTCGATTATCCGCACGTTTCTGATCGATCCGGTCGGCCTCGTGCAAGGCATGTTGAAACCGGATGACGACCACTCGGTACCAGGATTTCTCGGCGCACGCTTTTCGCGTCTCAACCACTGTCTGCCATCGATCGTCGGACAGGTCTGGCAAGGCCGGGAAACGGCCAAACGCGAGAACAACAAGCCTTTATCGCAGGCGCTGAAGATCATCATGAACGCCTTCTATGGCGTATTGGGCTCTACCGGCTGCCGCTTTTTCGACCCGCGTCTCGCGTCGTCGATCACGATGCGCGGCCACGAGATCATGCACAAGACGCGCGAATTGATTACCGCTGCGGGTTATGAAGTGATCTATGGCGACACCGATTCGACTTTCGTCTGGCTGAAACACGCACATAACGACGAAGACGCAAGCCTTATCGGCCGCGCGCTGGTCGAACATATCAATGCATGGTGGAAGCAGAATCTGCGCGAAAGGTTCGGGCTCGACAGTGCGCTGGAATTGCAGTTCGAGCGGCATTATCAGCGCTTTTTCATGCCCACGATTCGCGGCGCGGAGGAAGGCAGCAAGAAGCGCTACGCGGGTCTCACCGTTTTGCCGGACGGCACGGAAGAGATCGTCTACAAAGGACTCGAAACGGTACGCACCGACTGGACGCCGCTCGCGCAGCAGTTTCAGCAGGAACTGTACAAGCGCATTTTCAAACAGCAGCCGTATCAGGACTATGTTCGCGACTATGTGCGCGACACGCTGGACGGCAAGCTCGATGATCAGTTGGTGTATCGCAAACGTCTACGCCGATCGCTAGGCGATTACGAGCGCAATGTTCCGCCTCATGTTCGCGCGGCCCGTGTCGCCGACGAATTCAACCAGCGGCAGGGGCGACCTTTGCAATACCAGAACGGCGGCTGGATCAGCTACGTGATGACAGTCGCGGGGCCGGAGCCATTGGAAACACTGCGCTCCGCAATCGACTACGAACACTATTTGACGCGGCAGTTGCAACCCGTCGCCGATGCAATCCTGCCACTACTGCGCGATGACTTCACGACGCTGATGTCGGGGCAACGGCAGTTGTTCTAG
- a CDS encoding NAD(P)/FAD-dependent oxidoreductase: MNASTFRFNSTVSLDQRADALVANSYYEASATRPAADDPVLSGALEADVCVIGAGFSGLSVALECRARGMSVIVLDAHRPGWGASGRNGGQTLVGFAKDDVIEQQLGNDGARAAWALSVEGVALVRERIARYGIDCDFTPGYLTVATKPKRVPDLRAWMESASRRWGYDKLAWLDTDEIRSRVASRRYLAGVYDPLSGHLHPLKYCLGLADAARREGAQLFAHSPVVEVVRGTRPVVRTAAGEVRCRFVAACGNATIGDVLPATVAARIAPIASYIVATEPLGQERADALIRQREAICDNNFFLDYFRLSADHRVLFGGRASSGGASPMQLSDQIRQRMIDVFPQLGDVRIDYAWGGFVDVTRNRAPDFGSIDPNYFYVQGFSGHGVALTGIGARSVAKAMAGDTGTFDLFARLRHARFPGGPALRGPALELGMMYHRIMELF; encoded by the coding sequence ATGAATGCTTCGACTTTCCGCTTCAACTCGACTGTCTCGCTCGACCAGCGCGCCGATGCGCTGGTCGCCAACTCCTACTATGAAGCGAGCGCAACGCGCCCAGCCGCCGACGATCCGGTTCTGTCCGGCGCGCTGGAGGCCGATGTCTGCGTGATCGGCGCGGGCTTCTCGGGCCTCTCGGTGGCGCTGGAATGCCGCGCGCGCGGCATGTCGGTGATCGTGCTCGATGCGCACCGGCCGGGCTGGGGCGCGTCGGGACGCAACGGCGGACAGACGCTCGTGGGATTCGCAAAAGACGATGTCATCGAGCAGCAACTCGGCAATGACGGCGCGCGCGCCGCGTGGGCGCTGTCGGTGGAAGGCGTGGCGCTGGTGCGCGAGCGTATCGCGCGGTACGGCATCGATTGCGACTTCACGCCAGGCTATCTGACGGTCGCGACCAAACCCAAACGCGTGCCCGATCTGCGTGCGTGGATGGAGTCGGCGTCGCGGCGCTGGGGCTACGACAAACTCGCCTGGCTCGATACCGACGAGATCCGCTCGCGGGTCGCTTCGCGGCGTTACCTCGCGGGCGTCTACGATCCGCTGTCCGGGCATCTGCATCCGCTGAAATATTGCCTGGGTCTCGCTGACGCCGCTCGCCGTGAAGGCGCGCAATTGTTCGCGCATTCGCCGGTCGTCGAAGTGGTGAGAGGCACGCGTCCTGTCGTGCGGACAGCGGCTGGCGAAGTGCGCTGCCGGTTCGTCGCGGCTTGCGGCAACGCGACCATCGGCGACGTTTTGCCCGCAACCGTAGCCGCCCGGATCGCACCCATCGCGTCGTACATCGTCGCGACAGAACCGCTCGGCCAGGAGCGCGCCGATGCGTTGATCCGTCAACGCGAGGCAATCTGCGACAACAACTTCTTCCTCGATTATTTTCGTTTATCGGCGGACCATCGCGTGCTGTTTGGCGGACGCGCCAGTTCGGGCGGCGCATCGCCGATGCAACTCAGCGACCAGATTCGCCAGCGGATGATCGACGTCTTTCCGCAACTCGGCGATGTGCGGATCGACTATGCGTGGGGCGGTTTTGTCGACGTCACGCGTAATCGCGCGCCGGACTTCGGTTCGATCGATCCGAACTACTTCTACGTACAGGGCTTTTCGGGGCACGGTGTCGCGTTGACGGGAATCGGCGCGCGCAGCGTGGCAAAAGCCATGGCTGGAGACACCGGCACGTTCGACCTATTCGCGCGATTGCGGCATGCACGCTTTCCGGGCGGCCCTGCGCTGCGCGGTCCGGCACTGGAGCTTGGGATGATGTATCACCGGATCATGGAACTGTTCTAG
- a CDS encoding gamma-glutamyltransferase family protein, whose amino-acid sequence MSFTTRPELIGTFGMVASTHWLASASAMAVLEKGGNAFDAAAAAGFVLQIVEPHLNGPGGELPVVFYSAREKRVRVLCGQGVTPAAMTIARMRELGLDVVPGTGLLPAVVPGAFGGWMAMLRDYGQLPLEDVLSYAIGYAENGYPVLPRMTSSILAIQDFFKTEWTTSAEQWLRNGDAPMPNQLFANPAIAQTYKRILQEAKTRSDRAEQCERARESFYRGFVADAIDQYFRSTPVLDTSGQRNHGLLTADDLARWAPSYEEPVSYDYEGFQVHKTGPWGQGPMFLQQLALLKGFDLAAMDPTGPDFVHTVIECSKLAFADREVFYGDPLFADVPMQTLLSEAYNDERRRLIDPARASFEFRAGMLGDSEQRAAKIIANAGKQQSGGFGQGEPTYAPLPELRGDTVHLDVVDRWGNMVSATPSGGWLQASPAVPGLGFNITTRAQMFWMEEGLPSSLGPGRRPRTTLSPTLVTRGGTPYAAFGTPGGDQQDQWSMQLFLRHVHAGMNFQAAAESPSFQTAHFPGSFYPRAMQLGKMSAEASFPAGTLAELRARGHDLSVAEPWSLGRVCAVGIRNGLMRGAATPRQMQAYAVGR is encoded by the coding sequence ATGTCATTCACCACCCGTCCCGAACTGATCGGCACATTCGGCATGGTCGCGTCCACGCACTGGCTGGCGAGTGCATCGGCTATGGCGGTGCTGGAAAAAGGCGGCAACGCATTCGACGCAGCCGCCGCAGCGGGCTTTGTTCTGCAGATTGTGGAGCCGCATCTGAACGGTCCGGGCGGAGAGTTGCCGGTGGTGTTCTACAGCGCGCGCGAAAAGCGCGTGCGCGTGCTGTGCGGACAAGGTGTCACCCCCGCCGCGATGACCATCGCGCGCATGCGCGAGCTGGGCCTCGACGTCGTGCCCGGCACCGGCTTGCTGCCTGCCGTGGTGCCCGGCGCATTCGGTGGCTGGATGGCGATGCTGCGCGACTATGGACAACTGCCGCTCGAAGACGTGTTGAGCTACGCAATCGGCTACGCGGAAAACGGCTATCCGGTGTTGCCGCGCATGACGTCGTCGATCCTCGCCATCCAGGATTTCTTCAAGACCGAATGGACCACGTCCGCCGAACAATGGCTGCGCAACGGCGATGCGCCGATGCCCAACCAGCTGTTCGCCAATCCTGCCATCGCGCAGACGTATAAGCGCATTCTGCAAGAAGCGAAAACGCGAAGCGACCGCGCCGAGCAATGCGAACGCGCCCGCGAAAGCTTTTATCGCGGCTTCGTGGCCGATGCAATCGACCAGTACTTTCGTTCGACGCCGGTTCTCGATACCTCGGGCCAGCGCAATCACGGTCTGCTCACGGCGGACGATCTGGCGCGCTGGGCGCCGTCGTATGAAGAACCGGTGTCATACGACTACGAAGGGTTCCAGGTCCACAAGACAGGACCGTGGGGGCAGGGACCGATGTTCCTGCAACAGCTTGCGCTATTGAAGGGCTTCGACCTCGCGGCGATGGACCCCACGGGGCCGGACTTCGTGCATACGGTCATCGAATGCTCGAAGCTTGCGTTTGCCGACCGTGAGGTGTTTTACGGCGATCCGCTGTTTGCCGACGTGCCGATGCAGACACTGCTAAGCGAAGCGTACAACGACGAACGCCGCCGCCTGATCGACCCGGCGCGCGCGTCGTTCGAATTCCGTGCGGGCATGCTTGGCGACAGTGAACAGCGTGCGGCGAAAATCATCGCCAACGCGGGCAAACAGCAATCGGGCGGTTTCGGGCAAGGCGAGCCGACTTACGCGCCGTTGCCGGAATTGCGCGGCGATACGGTTCATCTCGACGTTGTCGACCGCTGGGGCAATATGGTGTCGGCGACGCCATCGGGCGGCTGGCTGCAGGCGTCGCCCGCTGTGCCGGGTCTTGGTTTTAACATCACCACGCGCGCGCAGATGTTCTGGATGGAGGAAGGCCTGCCGTCGTCGCTCGGGCCTGGCCGCCGGCCTCGCACTACTTTGTCGCCGACGCTCGTCACGCGTGGCGGCACGCCTTACGCCGCTTTTGGCACACCCGGCGGCGACCAGCAGGATCAGTGGTCGATGCAGCTTTTCCTGCGACACGTGCATGCAGGCATGAATTTCCAGGCGGCAGCGGAATCGCCTTCGTTCCAGACCGCGCATTTTCCAGGCTCGTTTTATCCGCGTGCGATGCAACTGGGCAAGATGTCCGCCGAAGCCAGCTTTCCGGCGGGCACGCTGGCGGAACTGCGCGCGCGCGGCCACGACCTGAGCGTCGCCGAGCCGTGGTCGCTGGGCCGCGTCTGCGCGGTCGGAATCAGAAACGGGCTGATGCGTGGCGCGGCGACGCCTCGTCAGATGCAGGCTTATGCGGTGGGCCGGTGA
- a CDS encoding MFS transporter: MTTTNTITTPQATQTAASQSRWLLVFILGYLALIADGADVMLYGLTLTRIKEEFGLTNVESGALGSLTLIGMAIGGIAGGWASDRLGRVRVVAWALALFSLGAGMLGFTHNFVEFAAVRFVSSLGIGCMVLVTTLVAEYVPTERRSLILGVLQTGISAGYIVVIALSNWILPHYGWRTLYYLSALPVLLALVIKFAVPEPASWQASLVASRERVRGFAGTRYFQIFSQRQSRTLFILWTVASVFFLSGFYGLNNWLPTYLEKELHMKFSTMAGYMIGTYVVAFIGKIIAGWLGDRWSRRGVYVLGCAGAALFLPVIIFCHTRENIIYLMLVFGFMYGVPLGTVGTFMSESFATSIRGTAVGGSYNFGRFCSGAAPIVIGFLATQFSIGIGFLVVGAVFFLSGVTAIFIPDRLYDTQQ, translated from the coding sequence ATGACCACGACTAACACGATCACGACACCCCAGGCGACCCAGACAGCGGCATCGCAAAGCCGCTGGTTGCTGGTTTTCATACTCGGCTATCTCGCGCTGATCGCCGATGGCGCGGACGTGATGTTGTACGGGCTGACGCTCACGCGCATCAAGGAAGAATTCGGGCTGACCAATGTCGAATCCGGTGCGTTGGGCAGTTTGACGTTGATCGGCATGGCGATCGGCGGGATAGCGGGCGGCTGGGCGAGCGATCGCCTGGGTCGCGTGCGGGTGGTCGCGTGGGCGCTCGCGCTCTTTTCGCTCGGCGCGGGGATGCTGGGGTTCACGCACAACTTCGTCGAATTCGCGGCGGTGCGCTTTGTCAGTTCGCTGGGCATTGGCTGCATGGTGCTGGTGACCACGCTCGTCGCCGAATATGTGCCGACCGAACGTCGCTCGCTGATTCTCGGCGTATTGCAGACCGGCATTTCGGCGGGCTACATCGTCGTGATTGCGCTGAGCAACTGGATCTTGCCGCATTACGGCTGGCGCACGCTGTATTACCTTTCTGCGCTGCCGGTGCTGCTGGCGCTGGTCATCAAATTCGCCGTGCCCGAACCGGCAAGCTGGCAGGCAAGTCTTGTCGCGTCGCGTGAGAGAGTGCGCGGATTCGCGGGCACGCGCTACTTCCAGATATTCAGTCAGCGGCAATCGCGCACGTTATTCATTCTGTGGACCGTCGCATCGGTTTTCTTTCTCTCCGGGTTCTATGGCCTGAACAACTGGCTGCCGACCTATCTGGAGAAAGAACTGCATATGAAGTTCAGCACGATGGCCGGTTACATGATCGGCACCTACGTGGTGGCCTTTATCGGCAAGATCATCGCTGGATGGCTGGGCGACCGCTGGAGCCGCCGCGGCGTTTACGTGCTGGGCTGCGCGGGCGCGGCGCTGTTTCTGCCGGTGATCATCTTCTGCCATACGCGCGAGAACATCATTTATCTGATGCTCGTATTCGGCTTTATGTATGGCGTGCCGCTGGGTACAGTCGGCACATTCATGAGCGAGAGCTTCGCCACGTCCATTCGCGGGACAGCAGTGGGCGGCTCGTATAACTTCGGGCGTTTCTGTTCGGGGGCCGCGCCTATCGTGATCGGATTTCTTGCGACGCAGTTCTCAATTGGGATCGGCTTTCTGGTGGTCGGCGCGGTTTTCTTTCTGAGCGGCGTCACCGCGATTTTTATTCCCGATCGGCTGTATGACACGCAGCAGTAG